A single region of the Sciurus carolinensis chromosome 16, mSciCar1.2, whole genome shotgun sequence genome encodes:
- the Pop4 gene encoding ribonuclease P protein subunit p29 isoform X2, with protein MKSVIYHAFSQKEAKEYDVQHQEASRAEAFVRAFLKRSMPHMSQQACEDQLQRKAVVLEYFTRRKRKEKKKKSKGLSARQRRDLRLFDIKPEQQRYSLFLPLHELWKQYIRDLCNGLKPDTQPQMIQAKLLKADLHGAIISVTKSKCPSYVGVTGILLQETKHVFKIITKEDCLKVIPKVNCVFTIEIDDFISYIYGSKFQLRSSERSAKKFKAKGTIDL; from the exons ATGAAGA GTGTGATCTACCATGCCTTCTCTCAGAAAGAGGCAAAAGAATACGATGTTCAG CATCAGGAAGCCAGTCGGGCAGAGGCCTTTGTGAGGGCCTTCCTGAAGCGGAGCATGCCCCACATGAGCCAGCAAGCCTGTGAGGATCAACTGCAGCGCAAGGCTGTTGTTCTGGAGTACTTCACCCGCAGGAAgcgaaaggagaagaaaaagaaatcaaaaggccTCTCTGCCAGACAGAGGAGGGATCTTCGGCTCTTTGACATTAAACCCGAGCAACAGAG ATACAGTCTTTTTCTCCCTCTACATGAACTCTGGAAACAGTACATCCGGGACCTGTGCAATGGTCTCAAGCCAGACAC GCAGCCACAGATGATTCAAGCCAAGCTGTTAAAGGCAGATCTTCATGGTGCTATTATTTCAG TGACAAAATCCAAATGCCCCTCGTATGTGGGTGTCACAGGAATCCTTCTACAGGAAACAAagcatgttttcaaaattattaccAAAGAAGATTGTCTGAAAG TTATCCCCAAGGTAAACTGTGTGTTCACAATAGAAATTGATGACTTTATTTCCTACATTTATGGGAGCAAATTCCAGCTTCGGTCAAGTGAGCGGTCTGCCAAGAAGTTCAAAGCAAAGGGAACAATTGACCTGTGA
- the Pop4 gene encoding ribonuclease P protein subunit p29 isoform X1, protein MSQDYLTTMGIVPPYIKGVIYHAFSQKEAKEYDVQHQEASRAEAFVRAFLKRSMPHMSQQACEDQLQRKAVVLEYFTRRKRKEKKKKSKGLSARQRRDLRLFDIKPEQQRYSLFLPLHELWKQYIRDLCNGLKPDTQPQMIQAKLLKADLHGAIISVTKSKCPSYVGVTGILLQETKHVFKIITKEDCLKVIPKVNCVFTIEIDDFISYIYGSKFQLRSSERSAKKFKAKGTIDL, encoded by the exons ATGAGTCAGGACTACCTGACTACAATGGGAATTGTCCCACCTTACATAAAAG GTGTGATCTACCATGCCTTCTCTCAGAAAGAGGCAAAAGAATACGATGTTCAG CATCAGGAAGCCAGTCGGGCAGAGGCCTTTGTGAGGGCCTTCCTGAAGCGGAGCATGCCCCACATGAGCCAGCAAGCCTGTGAGGATCAACTGCAGCGCAAGGCTGTTGTTCTGGAGTACTTCACCCGCAGGAAgcgaaaggagaagaaaaagaaatcaaaaggccTCTCTGCCAGACAGAGGAGGGATCTTCGGCTCTTTGACATTAAACCCGAGCAACAGAG ATACAGTCTTTTTCTCCCTCTACATGAACTCTGGAAACAGTACATCCGGGACCTGTGCAATGGTCTCAAGCCAGACAC GCAGCCACAGATGATTCAAGCCAAGCTGTTAAAGGCAGATCTTCATGGTGCTATTATTTCAG TGACAAAATCCAAATGCCCCTCGTATGTGGGTGTCACAGGAATCCTTCTACAGGAAACAAagcatgttttcaaaattattaccAAAGAAGATTGTCTGAAAG TTATCCCCAAGGTAAACTGTGTGTTCACAATAGAAATTGATGACTTTATTTCCTACATTTATGGGAGCAAATTCCAGCTTCGGTCAAGTGAGCGGTCTGCCAAGAAGTTCAAAGCAAAGGGAACAATTGACCTGTGA